The Phocoena phocoena chromosome 4, mPhoPho1.1, whole genome shotgun sequence genome contains a region encoding:
- the APOC1 gene encoding LOW QUALITY PROTEIN: apolipoprotein C-I (The sequence of the model RefSeq protein was modified relative to this genomic sequence to represent the inferred CDS: inserted 1 base in 1 codon; substituted 3 bases at 3 genomic stop codons) translates to MRPILMLPVLLVALXMVXEGSAPAXGGPDINSILDHILEXVKEFGNTLEEKTWGVVDYIKQTNIPPKAWHWLSGIFHKIEEGLNTTS, encoded by the exons ATGAGGCCCATTCTGATGCTCCCGGTCCTGCTAGTGGCTCTGTAGATGGTTTAAGAAGGTTCAGCCCCAG CAGGTGGCCCAGACATCAACAGCATTTTGGACCACATCCTGGAATAGGTGAAGGAGTTTGGAAACACTCTGGAGGAGAAGACCTGGGGTGTTGTTGACTACATCAAACAGACCAACATTCCTCCCAAGGCCTGGCACTGGCTTTCAGGCATATTCCACAAAATAGAGGAGGGACTTAATACCACCTCTTGA